In Oryzias melastigma strain HK-1 linkage group LG10, ASM292280v2, whole genome shotgun sequence, a single window of DNA contains:
- the LOC118599260 gene encoding protein FAM13B-like gives MRKSVSLLPGNEGESSASTARVFGVPLEEVTRMHTVSGHEVPALVKHIVDYIVEHGHLDLQGLFLVNGNAERVDWLRQRYDSGEEVELEKEADLASAVSLLRLFLQELPEPVIPTALQGHILQLHHDYRSEEELFRNLKFLLQQLPQLNYCLLRFLCRFLSSVASLQQESWNVGALAAVFGPDIFHLSTEGDDLRDQESVSRVLAELLDNQEGLFDSDDEDISSTNDYSSLNEPITDLLDDDKCEAECEELPQDGEEGPTASDFQQNTEDSPASR, from the exons ATGAGGAAGAGCGTGTCTTTGTTGCCAGGCAACGAGGGCGAGAGCTCAGCCAGCACCGCGCGGGTTTTTGGCGTTCCTTTGGAGGAAGTGACTCGGATGCACACAGTCAGCGGCCATGAGGTTCCTGCTCTGGTGAAACACATTGTGGACTACATTGTGGAGCACG GGCATCTGGACTTACAAGGGCTCTTCCTGGTTAATGGCAATGCAGAGCGGGTGGACTGGCTGCGTCAGCGCTACGACAGCGGGGAGGAGGTGGAGCTGGAGAAGGAAGCTGATCTGGCGTCAGCGGTCAGCTTGCTGAGACTCTTTCTGCAGGAGCTCCCCGAGCCCGTCATCCCCACGGCCCTACAAGGACACATCCTCCAGCTACACCATG ATTATAGAAGTGAAGAAGAGCTGTTCAGAAACCTGAagttcctgctgcagcagcttcccCAGTTAAACTACTGTCTGCTGCGCTTCCTCTGCCGCTTCCTGAGCAGTGTGGCGTCACTGCAGCAGGAGAGCTGGAACGTCGGAGCATTAGCTGCTGTCTTTGGACCTGACATCTTCCA TCTGTCGACTGAAGGAGACGATCTTCGGGATCAAGAGTCTGTCAGCAGAGTATTGGCTGAGCTGTTGGACAATCAGGAGGGTCTGTTTGACTCTGACGATGAGGACATCTCCTCCACCAATGACTACAGTTCTCTCAATGAACCG ATAACAGATCTGTTGGATGATGATAAGTGTGAGGCGGAATGTGAAGAGTTGCCTCAGGACGGCGAGGAAGGACCAACAGCCTCCGACTTCCAGCAAAACACTGAAGACAGCCCTGCTTCCAGGTGA